From a single Pasteurella atlantica genomic region:
- the yccS gene encoding YccS family putative transporter: MKNVFNSLRLQWLNINMLNVLAVFISTNIAAIVIWQLEISHLAMPLVLGIIATALSEQSNRLTGRFKDLILMLIAFGTVSLISQFFLTKGWIFVPLLTIITFIVVMLGAVGGRYSKIAFCTLLVAVYTALVYTPNVVWYINTTLILLGTLIYSFISLLIYLCLPNRATQESLASYFDSLGNYLQQKSTFFDFDDINRLSDKKLALARANTAVMRSFDEVREVLFSRLDQQHRHFHTQKMLRYYLTGQEIWERTSSSHSQYQDLLEEFQHTDLVFRLRRLLELQAIECQYIAKALRHNLDYKPNFKMQRVLKGLQNSLQYHQKETKASFYQLSSMIENLKNITLLFEALYEENICNDFGKNNQQTYRLLSENISGIGNIFYTIKKQCYLGSELFRHAIRLSIVVFVCCSIVQIFHLELGYWILLTAILVCKPNYSATKKRLVQRILGTLLGVFVGLSLRYLSPTLEAQLGIIVATSSLFFFFMERKYSYASFFITIQVLVSFDVIGLGKEMAILPRILDTFIGAGIAWFAVSFLWADWRYLNLRQNLEETLKSSSLYLRHIMAQLQFGYRDHFGYRLARRMAYHNVAKLSTTVSAMQEEPKKYKNSLAVAPQLLELNYTLLSYISALGVYRKESDTINHQFEYSTVFFQQGKFISRLLDSTYSETKQRSTQLNDLITQLQYLEQDYLDHEKDKARLLVQQLSLIVQLLPELDCYVNKL; the protein is encoded by the coding sequence TGCTGATAGCATTTGGTACCGTCTCTCTTATCTCACAATTCTTTTTGACAAAAGGATGGATTTTTGTTCCTTTACTAACCATCATTACTTTTATTGTAGTAATGCTTGGTGCAGTAGGCGGGCGTTATAGCAAGATTGCATTTTGTACTTTGCTGGTTGCTGTTTATACTGCACTGGTTTATACCCCTAATGTGGTGTGGTATATCAACACAACGTTAATTTTATTAGGTACCTTGATTTATAGCTTTATCTCATTATTGATTTATTTGTGTTTACCTAATCGAGCAACACAGGAGAGTTTAGCCTCTTATTTTGATAGTTTAGGAAACTATTTACAGCAAAAATCAACATTTTTTGATTTTGATGATATTAATCGCCTGTCTGATAAAAAATTAGCGTTAGCACGAGCCAATACTGCAGTAATGCGTTCATTTGATGAAGTAAGAGAAGTGTTGTTTAGTCGTTTAGATCAACAACATCGTCATTTTCATACGCAAAAAATGTTACGTTACTATTTAACAGGGCAAGAAATTTGGGAAAGAACCAGTTCAAGCCATTCTCAATATCAAGATTTATTGGAAGAGTTTCAGCACACTGATTTGGTTTTTCGATTACGCCGTTTATTAGAATTACAAGCAATAGAGTGCCAATATATTGCAAAAGCGTTACGCCATAATTTGGATTATAAACCCAATTTTAAAATGCAAAGAGTATTAAAGGGATTACAAAACTCATTGCAGTATCATCAAAAGGAAACAAAGGCATCTTTTTATCAATTATCGTCAATGATTGAAAATTTAAAGAATATTACCTTGTTATTTGAAGCTTTATATGAAGAAAATATTTGTAATGATTTTGGTAAAAATAATCAACAAACCTACCGCTTGTTATCTGAAAATATTTCAGGCATAGGCAATATTTTTTATACAATAAAAAAACAGTGTTATTTAGGATCTGAACTCTTTCGTCACGCTATTCGCCTTTCCATTGTGGTATTTGTATGCTGTTCGATTGTACAGATATTTCATCTGGAATTGGGTTATTGGATTTTGTTAACTGCTATCTTAGTATGTAAACCAAATTATTCAGCAACCAAAAAACGACTGGTTCAGCGTATTTTAGGCACACTTTTAGGGGTATTTGTTGGGCTATCATTAAGATATTTATCTCCAACGCTAGAAGCTCAGTTGGGGATTATTGTTGCCACAAGTAGCTTATTTTTCTTTTTTATGGAAAGAAAATACAGCTATGCCAGTTTTTTTATTACCATTCAAGTATTAGTGAGTTTTGATGTCATTGGTTTGGGTAAAGAAATGGCGATATTACCTCGAATTTTAGATACCTTTATTGGAGCAGGCATTGCGTGGTTTGCGGTTTCTTTCCTTTGGGCGGATTGGCGATATCTTAATTTACGTCAAAATTTGGAAGAAACACTAAAAAGTAGCTCCTTATATTTACGTCATATAATGGCACAATTACAATTTGGTTATCGAGACCATTTTGGGTATCGTTTAGCTCGCCGAATGGCTTATCATAATGTTGCAAAATTGAGTACTACCGTTTCTGCAATGCAGGAAGAACCAAAGAAATATAAAAATAGCTTAGCGGTTGCACCACAATTATTAGAATTAAATTACACGTTATTAAGCTATATTTCTGCATTAGGGGTGTACCGTAAAGAGAGCGATACAATCAATCACCAATTTGAATATTCAACTGTTTTCTTTCAACAAGGAAAATTTATTTCACGATTATTGGATTCCACCTATTCAGAAACAAAACAGCGTAGCACACAGCTCAATGATTTAATCACACAGTTACAATATTTAGAGCAAGATTATTTAGACCACGAAAAAGATAAAGCAAGGTTACTAGTGCAACAATTATCTTTAATTGTGCAGTTATTGCCAGAACTTGATTGTTATGTGAATAAGCTGTGA